One window of Dehalobacterium formicoaceticum genomic DNA carries:
- a CDS encoding LysM peptidoglycan-binding domain-containing protein gives MVKDVFAPVVKTLFIPEGNPGVQEIKEIRAVPRMTQAEGDDQEITISGEMDLKIRYLPIDDMDEDIPWRSIQLTENETWSAAENEEQVIARLKSALKDEEEETVQERLKDDETRELEICVPFTLAIDTEGLCRDHPMTMNPSVHSSNWFLVNPKAIEYEAVLQLITEENAEPVFRAEEPIPLDEEFREASNTEPISVAEEYREIPSTKSILLEEEYREIPSTEPILLEEESREISSAEPILLEEESGEVPKAEPILTEEVYYEAENYRTEENEEIPELYAQTNDWEEIPTETASKDSFSEREIPQFREVVPLENQVPLPLPQKLIKVAAKEKEVRSESSGRQSYFQMKFYRVQAGEDLDAIADKFGISRERISTFNAIHEEEIRTGLLLSIPGS, from the coding sequence ATGGTTAAGGATGTTTTTGCACCGGTGGTTAAAACACTGTTTATTCCGGAAGGTAATCCCGGTGTACAGGAAATTAAGGAGATTCGGGCTGTGCCCCGTATGACCCAGGCTGAGGGAGATGATCAGGAAATCACTATTTCCGGGGAAATGGATCTAAAAATCCGTTATCTTCCCATCGATGATATGGATGAGGATATTCCCTGGAGAAGCATACAATTAACGGAAAATGAAACCTGGAGTGCTGCTGAAAACGAAGAACAGGTGATTGCCCGCCTGAAATCTGCCCTGAAAGATGAAGAAGAAGAGACGGTCCAAGAAAGGCTTAAAGATGATGAGACAAGGGAACTGGAAATATGCGTTCCTTTTACTTTAGCCATTGATACGGAAGGACTTTGCCGGGATCATCCCATGACCATGAATCCCTCTGTTCATAGCAGCAACTGGTTTTTGGTTAATCCCAAGGCAATTGAGTATGAGGCGGTATTACAGCTGATCACGGAGGAAAATGCAGAACCTGTTTTTAGAGCGGAGGAGCCGATTCCTTTGGATGAGGAGTTCAGGGAAGCTTCAAATACAGAGCCCATATCTGTGGCAGAAGAGTACAGAGAGATTCCAAGTACCAAGTCCATTCTATTAGAAGAGGAGTACAGAGAGATTCCAAGTACCGAGCCCATTCTATTAGAAGAGGAGTCCAGAGAGATTTCAAGTGCTGAACCCATTCTATTAGAAGAGGAGTCCGGGGAAGTTCCAAAGGCCGAGCCAATTTTGACGGAAGAAGTATATTATGAGGCGGAAAATTATCGGACTGAAGAAAATGAAGAGATTCCGGAATTGTACGCTCAGACAAATGACTGGGAAGAGATCCCAACAGAGACAGCAAGTAAAGATTCATTTAGCGAAAGAGAAATCCCGCAATTCCGGGAAGTGGTGCCACTGGAAAATCAGGTACCCTTGCCCTTGCCTCAAAAATTGATTAAAGTGGCAGCTAAAGAAAAGGAGGTCAGGTCTGAATCTTCCGGCAGACAAAGCTATTTTCAAATGAAATTTTATCGGGTTCAGGCAGGAGAGGATTTAGACGCCATTGCCGATAAATTCGGGA